In the genome of Arabidopsis thaliana chromosome 4, partial sequence, the window aattattatttatagaTCTTTggtattaatatttaataatgaAACTAAGATTCTGACAGGTTGCTGATGTCATATGGAGAAAGATTCGGACAGATCCATCATTGATCTCATCAACTCACACCCTTAATTATGCAAAAATAATAGTTTGAGAGACCACTGCTTTTGTGCAAGGCACGTAAACGAGATTGTCAATAAAAAGGAAGATTGGATATACAATTAGTAACCTCTAAAATCAACTATTGATCCTTTTCTATACTCGCATGCTCTTAAGTCTTATACACTCTCCTCAGATTAACATCCCATTTAGATCAAGTCTCTATAAATGGTAAATATCACATTTAGATTCACTTTATAAAGCAAAAGCATTAACGAATCCCTCTTCTTAATTATGGAAACATATAGTATACTGCAAGTAGCTAGCTAGGTAGGCAGTAGCCACCTCTTATATAAGAATCtttagtttattattatatatctgCCTTTTATATATTGAACTAAAAAAGCTAACACGTACGGTAATCATCTGCGTACTAATTTATggtaaattataaatttatcgaaaaaaaaaaaagaatgtttaGTTACAAACTGTTTTCGACCCAAAGGAATCaagtatatttaaaaaaagagaagaaagaactaaTCAAGTAAATTATGTGAAGTTTTTGGAATCGAAAATAAAGAAGTGTGGGTCATGTCCCTACAAAAGCAACATTTTGCTACTAATCTTCTAACATTAATTAGAATAACACGTATGATGAGTAAGGTTGATAATGATGCTGCTGAACCATTATTTCTGAGGATGCGGAGAATCGATGAGAAGCTTGGCATTTGAGGGGCTTTGGCTTCCAGTAACTCTCAAGAGTCATCACACTAGTTATTTTGACTTTGATAACGCACACTAATAAGtgacctctctctctctctcttcttttcttatctacagtacttttttttggtttaccaTCTGCCTTTCTGTCATTGGCTTCTTCAGAAACAATTTCTAAATTTGCAATAAAGAGTGTTTGAAACTTGAGAAGTGAAGTAAAATAACGACTAAGGAGGGGATGCATGCTTATACCATTATGACATGTTCCTTTTGGAATCTTTCATGGAATCACCCTTGATTAgtgattatatatgtattttttttaaagtattatcGTGAAGCCCTAGCTTTCGTTGCCTTTATAACCTATAGtaggaaataaaaaatgaatatatagtAAGTACATCGACTCGAGTGCTTCTGATACAATCAATATAAACCACCCAACCCTCGGAGATTCAGAACTTTggatttttgattatataaaatttgaatagttAATTAGTATTTATGGTGGGACCTTTTAAAAAGATTCTGCACGCTCACAACCAAAGATTccctccatcttcttcttcttctctggatccagttgttgatgattcttcaagaaaacaaacaaggatcatcctctcttacttgcttcatctctctctctctctacacaTTACATATTCTCTCtgtcttttacatttttttgtgtgtatatattgTTCTTGTtatctttgatatataatatttgtaacTGGCCGATATATGTAATGGATTAGATAGATTCAGATGAGGTCGGCTCCAAATCCATCCatcaaacatttataaaaaaaacaagctaTGGGGTTTGACCTTGTGGGCAAttgggtttttattttagctGCTGACTTATCCCATTTTGGCAGCTCTTCTGTTTgacataatataataaaaagggAGGGAGTCGTTGGCGTTTGATATTGAACAACCAAGGAAGGAGAGCCTATCAAACCACATGCTTGCATCATCTCTTTTAGCCAACTCTGCCTCATAATTACTTTCTATAGGAGGCCAagctttccttcttctttctctatttgtCTGATCAGTTTGGTTCATCAAATCCCTTTTCTCCCATGGAAGAAAGCAACAACTCGGCCGTTGTGGATTTTCCTGACAACTTTATGGACCAGCTCTTGTGGGAGGAGTGCTGGGAAGAAGAGGCAACGCAGCATGACCAGGCATTATCATCACCATCAGGGCTGAAGGAGAGGGTGGCTTGCGCCATGGGGCACCTGCAAGAGGTGATGGGAGAGAGGGAGTTGCTGATCCAGCTGTGGGTGCCTGTTGAGACAAGGAGCGGCCGAGTGCTGAGCACGGAGGAGCAGCCTTACTCTATCAACACCTTCTCCCAGAGCCAGAGCCTGGCCCTCTACCGAGACGCCTCAGCTGGCTACAGCTTCGCAGCAGAAGTTGGGTCGGAGCAGCTGGTGGGGCTGCCTGGGCGTGTGTTCCTGAGGAGAATGCCTGAGTGGACCCCAGACGTTCGGTTTTTCAGGAAGGAGGAGTACCCTCGCATTGGATACGCCCGCAGGTACCAGGTTCGAGCCACCCTCGCCCTCCCACTCTTCCAAGGAACGTCCGGGAACTGCGTGGCCGTGATGGAGATGGTCACCACTCACCGCAACTTGGAGTATGCCTCCCAACTCAGCACCATCTGCCATGCCCTTGAGGTCATTTTTGAATCTTAACCTAACTCTTACTCTTGGTTGATGATTAATAACGTAAATAAGATTAcattgatgaaaagaaaaaaaaaaagattacattGATGAATAAAGTCAGCCTGATTGAGTCTTTATAATTCCCATGTAAGAAATGGTAAAAATATACTTACCTGGCAATATTCTTGTCACTGCACTGTTGGAACACTGCTCAGCATTGACTAGTTCCCATGTCTttgcattattattattagttatttgGTTGACGTAAGCAACCTTTGAAGAGCTTCAATGGTTAACATCCGTTACTTTATATAAACACTAAATATATTACTCACAATCGGAATTTCTCTCTCGCAGGCCTTTGATCTCAGGACTTCACAAACCTCCATCGTTCCAGCCTCTCTCAAGgtcacctcttcttcttcttcttcttcaagaacagAGGTGGCCTCTATTCTCCAAGGCATCTGCAGTTCACACGGACTCCCTCTAGCCGTCACGTGGGGTCACCAAGACTCCTCATCCTGCCTTTCGGCTCTAATATCGGCCTCTTACGCCGCTGACCACGGCAGCCGCTGCTTCCTGGCCGCCTGCTCAGAGCACCATCTACTCGGGGGCGAAGGAATCGCTGGAAGAGCTTTTGCTACCAAGAAACAGTGTTTCGCAACAGATGTTGCCATCTTCAGCAAGTGGAGCTACCCTCTCTCCCACTACGCCAAGATGTTCGACCTCCACGCTGCTCTTGCCGTCCCTATCCTGACAAGAGGCAACCGCACCGTCCAATTTGTTCTCGAGCTCTTCTTCCCGAGAGACTGTCTTGACATCCAAACTCATAGTCTGACCCTCGCCTCCCAACTCAAGCTACGCTTCCAGAGCTCACCACATCTGATGGTAGACGACAACCAAATTGCAGAGGAAGTGAGAGACGCAGCCACACCACCCCTGACACAAGAGGATCCCAAGGGCAAACAAGTGtcgttttccttttcttctgcTTCCTCTCTCGAGAACCGAAAACGCAAGACAAAGGCTGAAAAGGATATCACTTTGGACACTCTCCGACAACACTTTGCTGGCAGCCTAAAGGACGCCGCTAAAAACATTGGTGGTGCGTCAgagtttttataaaatttgaattgatatttacatattatgatgatgatgatgatcatgatggCATTACATATTGCAGTATGTCCGACGACCTTGAAGAGGATATGCAGACAAAACGGAATCTCAAGGTGGCCATCGAGGAAGATCAAGAAAGTTGGACATTCTCTTCGAAAACTGCAGGTGGTGATGGACTCTGTTGAAGGAGTTCAAGGCTCTCTCCATCTCGCCTCCTTCTACTCAAGTTTCCCTCAActacaatcttcttcttcttcttcttttcctttcattAACCCAACCCAAACTGTCCATGTGCCTCCAAAGTCACCACCTTCGTCATCTGGCAGCCAGAGCTCGTCAGGTTCAAGCACTTGTTGCTCCTCCGAAGAGCAACAACTTGGTGGCTTCCAAAAACCAGCTCTCAGTCATCCACAACTGCTTACTCTAAGCAGCATGCACGAGGACCAAAGGCCTGTTCGTGTGACCTCATCCCTACCCCCACTGCCATCCGCAACTACTCCAAGGAAAGCAAAGGACGGGATGAAAGTGAAGGCTATGTTTGGAGATTCGATGCTGAGAATGAGCCTGCTTCCACACTCTCGTCTCACAGACCTCAGAAGAGAGATCGCAAAGCGGTTTGGGATGGATGATGTTTTGAGAAGTAACTTCAGTCTCAAGTATCTAGACGATGATCAAGAATGGGTTCTCTTGACGTGCGATGCTGATCTTGAGGAGTGCATACAAGTCTACAAGTCCTCCTCTCTTAAAGAAACTATCAGAATATTGGTTCACCATCCTCTTTCTCGTCCTTCCTTTGGTTCTTAACTATATCCTAAAACCTTTTGGCTAATTCCACCATCGTCACCACATCTATTTATTTTGGCTTGGTTTGTATATCTTTTTAACATATGCAACATACTTGTTTGATCTAAATGTATTCGTTAGTTGTTGACTTCTTGTGATCCCATCTTTTCCCCCTtcaaaaactatataagaTACTAGCTTTCATTGAGGCTATTATGATTTTGTAAGAAACATTATCTATAATAATCTACAGTTGCATTGCATCTTCagtttcttttctgtttttgttctttagctataaactctttaatttttcatgtttttcctAAACCTTTTTTACTCGAGTTAAGAAAGTGTACCAACATGCCATACTTTGGGCCATGGGCCTATCACTTAACTTTCATACAAAGGACATCCAGTGATCActatttgagtttttgacATTGTGTGATACATTTGAAGGAAAGGAGTAATGTTTAAGGTTGAGTTAACATGTAAGAGAGTCTGTGGAGTTACTCAGTTCAGTAGGGAAGAGGAAGCTTCGTCTGTCTGCTGCTGCTCGATGTCCAAGTTCAGCTGCGGCGGGCCAGCTAAACTCAGTATGACCTGAAATTCACAACAAGTGCCTAATCAATCACCCATCTTACTGTCATATAAGTAGATGCTAGCAGATAAATCCAGCTTAACTTACAGGTAAGAAAACGAGCCCATGCAAGAAGCCGATTATAACCAAAGCCAAGTACATTTGGAAGTAATACACCTGTATGCACCAATACATATCCATTTGAATCAACTCAAACAAGAGGACCAAGAACTGCTCAAGGCATCGGATTTGGGTATCCTTACCACAAATATCTCAGATCTTGCAAAGCAAAGCACGATCACTCCAACAAGTTTTGTGAGTGTGATCCCACTGTCCCCAACaacatattttcattatcaAGTCCCACAAATATGACCACTAAACCAGTTAGACAAACGCCTTtgcataccaaaaaaaaaaaaattgctatggagaaaataaaagtgtaGCAACTAGCAAGTGATCGCAAGTTTCATCACCTGAAAACTGAAGCTCCCATGGTTTCCAGTGCCTCCCTCGCTCTATGTTCTCTGTCCCCACTACTCATCTGCATTTGAAGCAGTGCAGgaaataaacatattatttttcagAACAGATCCATGCAAGGTCGAAAGGAAACATGGCTTGTTCTGCATCCTTATATCCACTTAACCAATAAGTAGTTGACAATTGTGAGGAAGGCTGTTCTGCTACTACATGGCTACAGATTGTAGTGCCAATATATGCAGTATAGTGTTCGGGGTAAGGTTGCAAAGGGGCATGGCTTGTTCTTACCAGGAAAGCATGTGATATGTGCACGCAGAATTCTACAGCAATCCCGATTGACATTATCAAATTCACAACAGAAACTGCATTGAGTTGGATGCCTAGAATCACCATCATACCCTGCTCAAACACATCAAGGATGATTATCCTTTACTACAACTTATAACATCCATAACGGCATGAACCAAAATGCAAATCGGTACAATATTCTATGGATCATTTTCAATATAACATAGTACCATGAGATCCACGAGTATCATCACTAACACAAGGACAATGATGGCTGAACTCCAGGCACTGAAATTGGCAAGTTAGTAAAAGAAACCAACATCAAGACATCtccaaattctaaaattttgcTTAATCTATAGAGAGATAACTGACCTGGAAGTGATTAACCAGCAAACAATAAATATAGCACCTGCCAAAGCAATATAAGAATGTAAAGAGTTGTCTTTTGGTAAAATCTCtagcaaaaactcaaaatttgaTAGATGGGAAGCAAACCGATTGCTATAGCAAGGTTTGTCAAAGCTACTGTCCAGATATTCAGATATTGCTCAAAGAAAATGTAGAAGACAGAATATGGAAAGATGTCAATCTGcataacaaaaaacacaagGGTTATTATATAGGAGGCTgagcagaaaaaaaagacatatgGCGGACCATCCTCCTTCTAGCAAAGCCAGCTAATCTATACttctataaataaagaatTCATCACCAGGTTCAAACCTTCAAGGAATTGGATATTCTTGAACTGAACTCCCGAGCAGCTCGCAGTGCATTAACATAGTCACCCTAAGGAAATTTTCTCACTTggtgagtttttctttttaataattcgCTTGCCAGAAACAATAATGTCATACTTGTGTGTTAAGTGGAGTGTGGTATGTACGGAACTCCGATGCCTGTATAACACCACTCTCATaccctgaaagaaaaaaacaagcgTCCAAGAAGATGTTCAGACcaaaagtaaattaaagaaatgagGTAGTGCAAATAGATTTTCTTATTAAGGAAATTCTAGAGTACCTTTTAAATCCACGCTATTCGTATAAGCCCCGTGACCACCCTTTGCACAGTCAGCCGATGGCAAAGCATTTAGAAACCAGGGTAGTTTCTCCCTGAATTGAGCTGTAGATGGACGATCCTGAACCAAATCTGAGTGTCGAAAGCACTGCAATGGTTTACAGACTTAGATCTATTCTAAATATtgttgagaaagaaagagagagacactTACTGTGGTACAGTCTTTACAGATCCCATCTAAACTGCATATATCTTCCTCAGCCGTGCAGCAAGGTGGCTGTAACTTGACAATTTAAGTTAGAAACTGAAACACTAGTTTGCATTTTGAACAGCTGGTTTTTGATTAAAGGCAATAAAGTAGCTTATGAACCATTATAATATCTTTTGGGATGAAGAGAGAAACTATATCAGTTAAAGCGaaatagaaacagaaaacTCAAAGTAGTTTCCACAATAATCTCTATAAGATAAGACTGACCTGGTCATCTGGAGGACAATAACTGCCATTAGTGAACTTCCGACAACAGCCAAAAGCCTCTGGTGATAGCCATACAAGAAAGTCATCGAGCCAAGAAGCAGCTGGTTTGGCAATGTAACTTGTATCTGAAGCCTGTGACGCTCTTGATATCTGGTGGAAGGTGgggaaaacaaagaattttaaGGACAAAACCCTTCTGGGTGGATCTTTACCGAAGATGCATTAAACTTATAAGAATTCATATGATGATTTTAGTAGGATAAATCACACCAATTActgattaaaatgaaaatcgTTTCAAACAGGAGCAATCTCCGCTATACATTCATTATTATTACCTCATTTAAAAGGGAATTCGAATTGCATTGGCTGATAGAGCACAACTGATTTGTATGCCTTGATTCCGAGCTGCCAAAATAATCCATTTCAGTGCAGGAAAACTGCTAGATAATAAATTGTACCAGAGAGAGTGCTTTTCTGTGTGTGTATCAGATAGAGAACCTATAATTGTAATTCTTGACAACAAAATACAAAGGCGGCCCCACTCTGAGGTACTCTGAGAGACTGTCAAAATAGTCCTGTCAAATAAAATTCCAATCGTGATCGAGGGAAATGAGCAAGAGATGAACACAAGGAGAACAACATAAAGGAGAAGTCAAAAATGGAATACACTAAACTTGAAGGTAGGAGTCTCGAGGAAGAACAATTTTCTGCTCCAAGCCAGTTTCAAGCCTTGGGCTGATGGCCTTAATGAATAAAAACACAGGAATTTAAGcagacaaataaaaataccAACTCgtaattacaaaaacaattgatatagttcttccacattctgaactttttttgatgatatagTTATATTGTAGTGCTAAAGAAGTGTTAAAGCGGAAAAACAAATAGTATATAACTTTATATacagtgaaaagaaaataatgagCAAAACGAAGTCAGAACTTACAATGCTTGCCAGTGCAAAAGCGAAGAATACAGCGACAACAACCATTTTTACACCCCAAAGTCCAAGAACGGGTGCATGAACCTCCTGTGGAACACCAAGACTAAAAATCAACAAGATTGCGGACTGTAATTACATGTTTGTGTGTCTGTGACTGTATTGCACATATCATATGTGTATTAATAAGAAAGAGAGGTTGTCCCAGTTTTGAGAAAATCATAACACCTTCATGTATCTCTCAAGAAACCCAGGTTCCCTTCCACCTATAAACGCACAAAACCCTGCCTAAGTAGCTGAAGGAAATGATACAGTTAAAAAGACGCTAATTCTAAACATTTCCTGTAGTCAGTAGTAACCTTCAACAGATTCTCGAGATGATGAAGGAACTTTTATGCAAGGGAAACAATCAATCCTATTATCCGCAGATCTTTTGCAGTCAAAAACTATTAGCGCAACAAAAGCGGTGATTTGCAGAAAGAAGTCCAGCATAATAGCCAATGCTGCACAAGTTAAAAAACAGTGTCATAGACTCGCAACTAATGTACACAGAGAGCACTAAATATTTACAAACCTGCAAACATGGAGAAGATACGACATGCTGGCATTGGAACAAAAGCTCCAACAGCAAAAGCCAAGACCTCGGATAAACTTGCCAATGTTATGGATGGACCTACTTCAACAAGTGCAGAGCTAATTCGTTGCTCTAAAGAAACCTCACGAGGTTGTCTCTTTACAGCATGAACCAGTATGCACATATTATCTACTCCCACCTGTTCGCGTATGGAAAAACCATTAGTATATCCATCAACATATATACCAAATTTCCACTGTTCCTACTACGGAGACTGAAAACGAACTTACAGCCAGGACTAGGAAAGGAATGACTTCCATTATGATCAATGTGGATTTAACTCCAAGGGCACTGAAAACTCCAACAGATCCAAGTACAGAAAGCAAGACAAGCACAACCCCCGAAAGACCGAGCAAAACCTAGAAGTCATGATATTGATAAGTATATTGCGTAATATAATTGAACATCCACAATACTTTCGTATTCCCAGTCCTAGATAGTTGAACGTGAATATTTAgcttcaaaaattatatacactCATGGTAGACGGATTAGGGGAAAAAAAAGGAGTATCACCCTGACAAAGTTATAGGCATTATAATCATTTCAGTTGGGAACAGCGAGCATAAGTAATTCCTAGCATATCATAAGATTCCCATTATTCAATACTTTGCTTCTCCAAAC includes:
- a CDS encoding Plant regulator RWP-RK family protein (Plant regulator RWP-RK family protein; CONTAINS InterPro DOMAIN/s: Octicosapeptide/Phox/Bem1p (InterPro:IPR000270), Plant regulator RWP-RK (InterPro:IPR003035), GAF (InterPro:IPR003018); BEST Arabidopsis thaliana protein match is: Plant regulator RWP-RK family protein (TAIR:AT1G76350.1); Has 720 Blast hits to 573 proteins in 47 species: Archae - 0; Bacteria - 4; Metazoa - 0; Fungi - 7; Plants - 646; Viruses - 0; Other Eukaryotes - 63 (source: NCBI BLink).), which codes for MVGPFKKILHAHNQRFPPSSSSSLDPVVDDSSRKQTRIILSYLLHLSLSLHITYSLCLLHFFFGSSNPFSPMEESNNSAVVDFPDNFMDQLLWEECWEEEATQHDQALSSPSGLKERVACAMGHLQEVMGERELLIQLWVPVETRSGRVLSTEEQPYSINTFSQSQSLALYRDASAGYSFAAEVGSEQLVGLPGRVFLRRMPEWTPDVRFFRKEEYPRIGYARRYQVRATLALPLFQGTSGNCVAVMEMVTTHRNLEYASQLSTICHALEAFDLRTSQTSIVPASLKVTSSSSSSSRTEVASILQGICSSHGLPLAVTWGHQDSSSCLSALISASYAADHGSRCFLAACSEHHLLGGEGIAGRAFATKKQCFATDVAIFSKWSYPLSHYAKMFDLHAALAVPILTRGNRTVQFVLELFFPRDCLDIQTHSLTLASQLKLRFQSSPHLMVDDNQIAEEVRDAATPPLTQEDPKGKQVSFSFSSASSLENRKRKTKAEKDITLDTLRQHFAGSLKDAAKNIGVCPTTLKRICRQNGISRWPSRKIKKVGHSLRKLQVVMDSVEGVQGSLHLASFYSSFPQLQSSSSSSFPFINPTQTVHVPPKSPPSSSGSQSSSGSSTCCSSEEQQLGGFQKPALSHPQLLTLSSMHEDQRPVRVTSSLPPLPSATTPRKAKDGMKVKAMFGDSMLRMSLLPHSRLTDLRREIAKRFGMDDVLRSNFSLKYLDDDQEWVLLTCDADLEECIQVYKSSSLKETIRILVHHPLSRPSFGS
- a CDS encoding Plant regulator RWP-RK family protein, which produces MEESNNSAVVDFPDNFMDQLLWEECWEEEATQHDQALSSPSGLKERVACAMGHLQEVMGERELLIQLWVPVETRSGRVLSTEEQPYSINTFSQSQSLALYRDASAGYSFAAEVGSEQLVGLPGRVFLRRMPEWTPDVRFFRKEEYPRIGYARRYQVRATLALPLFQGTSGNCVAVMEMVTTHRNLEYASQLSTICHALEAFDLRTSQTSIVPASLKVTSSSSSSSRTEVASILQGICSSHGLPLAVTWGHQDSSSCLSALISASYAADHGSRCFLAACSEHHLLGGEGIAGRAFATKKQCFATDVAIFSKWSYPLSHYAKMFDLHAALAVPILTRGNRTVQFVLELFFPRDCLDIQTHSLTLASQLKLRFQSSPHLMVDDNQIAEEVRDAATPPLTQEDPKGKQVSFSFSSASSLENRKRKTKAEKDITLDTLRQHFAGSLKDAAKNIGVCPTTLKRICRQNGISRWPSRKIKKVGHSLRKLQVVMDSVEGVQGSLHLASFYSSFPQLQSSSSSSFPFINPTQTVHVPPKSPPSSSGSQSSSGSSTCCSSEEQQLGGFQKPALSHPQLLTLSSMHEDQRPVRVTSSLPPLPSATTPRKAKDGMKVKAMFGDSMLRMSLLPHSRLTDLRREIAKRFGMDDVLRSNFSLKYLDDDQEWVLLTCDADLEECIQVYKSSSLKETIRILVHHPLSRPSFGS